GAATTCCTTCCGTCGGGATGTTCGGCGGAGATGGAGCTCGACGATGCCAAACTGCGGAGAAGATTGCAAGTAGACGCTACGAACACGCCACCGGCGGACCAAAGTAGGCAAAAGCAGACAGACGTCTGATAGGAAGAAGTGCGCGCGCCGACTACGATCGCGCGGGGTTGAGATCGACCAGACGCGCCGTCACCTTCCCGCCGTCGATCTCCGCGAGGGCGACGGAGATGGGGTCTCGGAAGCGCTGGCGACCGGCGCTGCCGGGGTTCACCGCCAGCGTGGACCCCACCTGGCGGATCACCGGCTGGTGCGAGTGGCCGAAGACGACGAGCCCCGCGCCGGGATGCGCGGCCGCCATCTTCTCCGGCGTCGGCGAGCCAAGCTGCATCCCGTGCATCACCACGATGCGGACGCCGCCCAGGTCGAGCTCCGCGATCTCCTTCACCCGCCGGCGCACGTCCCACCCGTCGGTGTTCCCCCACACGGCGGTAACGGGGGCGATGGCCTCCAGCTCGTCGAGCAGCTCCACGGGGCCGACGTCGCCCCCGTGCAGGATGTGTTCGACGCCCTCGAAGACGTCGAACACCTCCGGGCGCAGCAGCCCGTGCGTGTCGGAGATGATGCCGATGCGCATCGCTCACATCGTGGTGAGGACGACGGCGGCCGGGCCGTGCATCTCCAGCCGCCCGTCCCAGTCGAGGTGGACCAGCCCACCCTCCGTCTCTCCCCCGAACCGCCCCTCCTCCGTGGCGAGGTGCAGCTCCCACGCGCCGTCCTCGGGCGGGCGCGTGATCTCCGCGTCGAACAGGTCGATGCCGAGCGGACCCTCGAACGCGGCGATCAGCAGCATCTCCTTCCCCCCATCCCCCCGCCGGCGGAGGGCGAGCGCGCCGTCCCCCACCGCGGCGACGGAGAAGGAGTCGCGGTCGCGGCGGCGGAGCGCGGGATGCGACTGGCGGAGATGGAGGAGCGCGCGGTGCAGCGCCAGCATCCCCGCGTGCGGCATCGCTCCCCGCTCGCCCCAGTCGAGCTTGCTGCGCGCGAACGTCTCCGGCGCCTGCGGATCGGGGATGCGCTCGCGCACCTCGGGGTCGGCGAACGCGGAGAACTTGCCGAACTCCGTCCGCCGCCCCTCCGTCACCAGCCGCCCCAGTTCCTCGGGGTGGTCGGTGAAGTACTGGAACGGCGCCGACGCGGCCCACTCCTGCCCCATCCACAGCAGCGGCGTGTAAGGGGAGAGGAGAAGGAGGGCGACCGCCGCGCGGGTGGCGCCGAGGTCGATCGCGTGGTGGAGCCGGTCGCCGTGGGCGCGGTTGCCGACCTGGTCGTGGTTCTGGATGCAGTGCACGAACGCCGCCGGCGGCAGCCCGTCGGCCGGCGTGCCGCGGGCACAGCCGTGGTTGCGCGACGGCTGCCCCTCGTAGAGCCACCCCTTCTCCAGCGTCCGCGCCAGCTCGTCCACCGTCCCCGCGTAGTCGGCGAAGTACGACTCGTGGTCGCCCGCCAGGATGCGGCGGATCGAGTGATGGAAGTCGTCCGCCCACACCGCCTGCAATCCCCACCCGCCCTCGGTCTGCGGGGTGACCACGCGCCGCTCGTTGCGCTCGTCCTCGGCGATGAAGACGAAGCAGCGGCCGGGCGGCAGCGTCTCGCGCACCCGCGTCTCCATCTCCGCCAGCACGTGCACGGGCGAGTCGTCGACGATGGTGTGCGTGGCGTCGAGCCGCAGGCCATCGGCGTGGTACTCGTGCGCCCAGTGCAGCGCGTTCTGGACCACGAACTCGCGGACGGCGGCGCTGTCGGCCCCGTCGAAGTTCACCGCATCACCCCACGGCGTCTTGTGGCGATCGGTGAAGTAGCGGCCGCTGGTGAAGGCAGGGAGGTAGTTCCCCTCGGGGCCGAGATGGTTGTAGACCACGTCGAGGATCACGGCGATGCCGCGCGCGTGCGCCGCGTCCACCAGCCGCCGCAGTCCCTCCGGCCCGCCGTACGTGGCCTGCGGCGCGAAGAGGGAGACGCCGTCGTATCCCCAGTTCCGGGCCCCGGGAAAAGAGGCGACGGGCATCGGCTCGATCGCCGTCACCCCGAGCGCGCGCAGGTCGTCGAGCCGGGCGATGGCGGCATCGAACGTCCCCTCCGGCGTGAAGGCGCCCACGTGCATCTCGTAGATGACTAGATCCTCGAGCTCCACCCCTTGCCAATCCCCATCCGTCCACGCGAACGCGGAGGGATCGACAACCTCCGACGGCTCGTGCACCCCGTCCGGCTGCGCGCGCGAGGCGGGGTCGGGGAAGGCGTCGCCGCCGTCCAGACGATAGCGGTAGCGCGCCTCGGCGCCAATGCCGCCGAGGACGCAGCCGAACCAGCCCCCGTTCTCCAGCTCGAGGGGATGCACCGCTTCCGCGTCGGGGCCGTAGATCACCACCTCCACGCGCTCGTGCCCCGGCGCCCAGACGCGGAACTCGGTGCCGCGCTCCGTCACGTTCGCGCCGAAGGGAAGGCGCCAGCGCGGTTCCGTCATCCCCCGTTCGCCGCGTCGGCCGCCGGGTCGGCGCGGAGCACCACCATCGACCGCCCCTCCATCGTGAGCGAATCGCCCGCGGTGTAGCGCCGCGCGTCCTCCTCCAGCTCCGGCTCGTTGGTGTCCAGCAGCAGGCTCCACTTCCGCGCCGGCCCGAACTCGGGGATGGTGAAGTCCATCGCCCCGCCGTCGGCGTTGAAGATGAGGAGGAAGTCGGCATCGGTGATGTGCTCGCCGCGCTCGCTCCACTCCTCCATCGCCCCGCCGCCGATGGCCATCCCGAAGCAGCGCACGAAGCCGGCGTTCCACTCCTGGTCGGTCATCTCCTTCCCGTCGGGGCGGATCCACGCCAGGTCCTTCACCTCGCTGCCGCGGATCTCCCTGCCGCGGAAGAACTTGCGGCGGCGGAAGGTGGGGTGCTCGCGGCGGATGCGGGCCACCTTGCGGGTGAACTCCAGCATCGCGCGGCGGTCGTCGGTGAGCTCCCACCCGGTCCAGGAGATCTCGTTGTCCTGACAGTACGCGTTGTTGTTGCCGAACTGGGTGCGGCAGATCTCGTCGCCGCCGCAGATCATCGGTACGCCCTGGGAGAGGAGGAGGGTGGCGATGAGGTTCCGCTTCTGCCGCTCGCGCTGGCGCAGGATGTCGGCGCGGTCGGTCTCGCCCTCCACGCCGAAGTTGTAGGAGAGGTTGTCGTCGCTGCCGTCGCGGTTCTCCTCGCCGTTGGCCTCGTTGTGCTTGTGGTTGTAGGAGACCAGGTCGTGCAGCGTGAACCCGTCGTGCGCGGTGATGAAGTTGATGCTGGCATGGGGCCGCCGCCCGTCCTCCTCGTACAGGTCGCTCGACCCCGTCAGCCGGTAGCCCAGCTCGCCCAGCTTCCCCGGATCGCCGCGCCAGTAGCCGCGCACGGTGTCGCGGTAGCGGCCGTTCCACTCGGCCCAGAGGACGGGAAAGTTGCCCACCTGGTAGCCGCCCTCGCCCACGTCCCACGGCTCGGCGATGAGCTTGACCTGGCTGATCACCGGGTCCTGGTGGATGACGTCGAAGAACGACGAGAGCCGGTCGACCTCGTGGAGCTCGCGCGCCAGCGTGGCCGCCAGGTCGAAGCGGAACCCGTCGACGTGCATCTCCTGGATCCAGTAGCGCAAGCTGTCCATCACCAGCTGCAGCGTCTGGGGATGGCGCAGGTTCATGGAGTTTCCAGTGCCGGTGTAGTCCATGTACATGCGCGGGCTGCCGGGCACCAGGCGGTAGTAGGTGGGGTTGTCGATCCCCTTGAAGGAGAGCGTCGGCCCCAGGTGGTTCCCCTCCGCCGTGTGGTTGTAGACCACGTCGAGGATCACCTCGATCCCCGCCTCGTGGAGGGTGCGCACCATCTCCTTGAACTCGCGCACCTGCTCGCCGTAGTCGCGCGCGTGGGCGTAGCGGCCATCGGGGGAGAAGAAGTTGAGCGTGCTGTATCCCCAGTAGTTGCGGAGACCGCGGTTGAGGAGGAACGGCTCGTCGGCGATCTCGTGAACGGGGAGGAGCTCGATGGCGGTGACGCCGATGG
This genomic stretch from Longimicrobium sp. harbors:
- the treZ gene encoding malto-oligosyltrehalose trehalohydrolase — encoded protein: MTEPRWRLPFGANVTERGTEFRVWAPGHERVEVVIYGPDAEAVHPLELENGGWFGCVLGGIGAEARYRYRLDGGDAFPDPASRAQPDGVHEPSEVVDPSAFAWTDGDWQGVELEDLVIYEMHVGAFTPEGTFDAAIARLDDLRALGVTAIEPMPVASFPGARNWGYDGVSLFAPQATYGGPEGLRRLVDAAHARGIAVILDVVYNHLGPEGNYLPAFTSGRYFTDRHKTPWGDAVNFDGADSAAVREFVVQNALHWAHEYHADGLRLDATHTIVDDSPVHVLAEMETRVRETLPPGRCFVFIAEDERNERRVVTPQTEGGWGLQAVWADDFHHSIRRILAGDHESYFADYAGTVDELARTLEKGWLYEGQPSRNHGCARGTPADGLPPAAFVHCIQNHDQVGNRAHGDRLHHAIDLGATRAAVALLLLSPYTPLLWMGQEWAASAPFQYFTDHPEELGRLVTEGRRTEFGKFSAFADPEVRERIPDPQAPETFARSKLDWGERGAMPHAGMLALHRALLHLRQSHPALRRRDRDSFSVAAVGDGALALRRRGDGGKEMLLIAAFEGPLGIDLFDAEITRPPEDGAWELHLATEEGRFGGETEGGLVHLDWDGRLEMHGPAAVVLTTM
- the glgX gene encoding glycogen debranching protein GlgX, coding for MDQAPVKKPQYPLVPGFLESATTAWPGKPYPLGATWDGEGTNFAIYSELAYEVELCFFAAPDDATPSSTYRLRERTGFVWHGYVPGVGPGDFYGYRVNGPYDVGQGKRCNPFKLLVDPYARALAGTVKLEAHPYAYPFDQPGEDWVLDDEYDFWGVPKGVVVDNAFDWKGDAPPNIPWAETVIYEAHVRGLTMLHPGIPEEMRGTYRAVAHPVIIEHLKSIGVTAIELLPVHEIADEPFLLNRGLRNYWGYSTLNFFSPDGRYAHARDYGEQVREFKEMVRTLHEAGIEVILDVVYNHTAEGNHLGPTLSFKGIDNPTYYRLVPGSPRMYMDYTGTGNSMNLRHPQTLQLVMDSLRYWIQEMHVDGFRFDLAATLARELHEVDRLSSFFDVIHQDPVISQVKLIAEPWDVGEGGYQVGNFPVLWAEWNGRYRDTVRGYWRGDPGKLGELGYRLTGSSDLYEEDGRRPHASINFITAHDGFTLHDLVSYNHKHNEANGEENRDGSDDNLSYNFGVEGETDRADILRQRERQKRNLIATLLLSQGVPMICGGDEICRTQFGNNNAYCQDNEISWTGWELTDDRRAMLEFTRKVARIRREHPTFRRRKFFRGREIRGSEVKDLAWIRPDGKEMTDQEWNAGFVRCFGMAIGGGAMEEWSERGEHITDADFLLIFNADGGAMDFTIPEFGPARKWSLLLDTNEPELEEDARRYTAGDSLTMEGRSMVVLRADPAADAANGG
- a CDS encoding metallophosphoesterase family protein — protein: MRIGIISDTHGLLRPEVFDVFEGVEHILHGGDVGPVELLDELEAIAPVTAVWGNTDGWDVRRRVKEIAELDLGGVRIVVMHGMQLGSPTPEKMAAAHPGAGLVVFGHSHQPVIRQVGSTLAVNPGSAGRQRFRDPISVALAEIDGGKVTARLVDLNPARS